One genomic region from Drosophila busckii strain San Diego stock center, stock number 13000-0081.31 chromosome 3R, ASM1175060v1, whole genome shotgun sequence encodes:
- the LOC108603763 gene encoding rho GTPase-activating protein 100F isoform X5: protein MQWKKKLTRLKAATGNSRVRRMLCCGRRKENGRSVPDVTASPGRAPPGPLPANQLSGLGNQQQQQQQHHLNNQQQQHHGNQQQNRGQGGGSNSVKDPVLLQGDFRKVSGISSEIFRQIEAVENDHDPNTAAALEAVERRGEMIVRILEPRSMGSKQAVDAAHKLMNKADGRHTVQLVEIVKRPGQTLGLYIREGNGADRTDGVFISRIALESAVYNSGCLRVGDEILAVNLVDVTHMSLDDVVIIMSIPRRLVLAIRQRRGNRGAGSPGPPTLSRPEQKPPPVVVIKRDIRDDDMDETDRMPRPRSSRERRTGDGREMTESRSRLGLGLNNYSPQSEQLDMYYNTRAGVNAMGEPPNWGYKPPAPPSSVITEQPQKGHAFAPSHAYYQNAGTLESLAEKVHAFYPGGPAQAVGPSRRMSTGTGNVGLAQQHARFPRSGSDQHLPRVEYADYSNSLGRHSLLRSSLKPGSAAPMPVGVGGTLGRYGRYDQQRAGVAKYGPPAAGAQSLTRRSRPNLDYSSDTEATIGPRPSYYYYNRPAIGSMPRGAGPSAAAAALLAGGTDLNKFNSLPRERPGVRLQGIRSRIGERILDENDGNISAPEFDARRGRDLRQRITASPGPSIFTADEYRAWLRRAPSSSAIAEQMRMTRDMFAQPRSHRFSCSAENIHDALRNTESIYSSRTGILGAGTLDRNMGLTRPISSLPVRSMSSQHIGGAGSIRSPSIRRMRQLLELSAGPASPSGSIMSTAGHQSPAPTPSATLPRPHRQIDINPAEFAKYKLDKPIVDIGGVSGMLWIHLLAGRGLRTQPEMGAQHAGAAPPAQTRDLYCVIECDRVHKARTVVRSGDLQFDWDESFELDLVGNKQLDVLVYSWDPQHRHKLCYRGAISLSAILRQSPLHQLALKVEPRGTIYIRMRHTDPLALYKRRGLPSLRAGYPTLFGADLETVVNRESKGAPGCAPVPIVLRRCVEEVERRGLDIIGLYRLCGSATKKRLLREAFERNSRAVELSPEHVPDINVITGVLKDYLRELPEPLFTRCLFQMTVDALAVCLPDDPEGNAKLMLSILDCLPRANRATLVFLLDHLSLVVSNSERNKMSAQALATVMGPPLMLHSASAQPGADIDHAQPIAVLKYLLQIWPQPQAQHQQLTQHMGGMAAAGSMSNMAGVGVASGRRGESTGQRGSKVSALPADRQQALLLQQQQQLMAAGNLLRSSTSPYQLAGSAGSAIPDPSPLPLPGTPSPGSSSASTGSGSGSGSGSGKSTDTIKRGASPASVKQVKIVDTASPYSVVQKKPPLQKDTPIDITTPTGQTESNKAELSAARKGVDFYEPHKTSQSQSQSQSKLLTDNEDNYSSKYASLDSKKSNYSNSYTPGKSSSSTAASSNSVSNNDDYKSMRNKSSANSSSSSSQATVLSAGSTATSAPTTSSDDSDDLVSYKSSASTNALLAQSQAMTTSQLMSKYLKREPRVQFTPIKSPESPSPPGGGDGLPKGTYQLVSASASSSLKPSATTGAISKYTTSSTADSTTSSKLSSPARKPAVSTSAVSTGRRLFDSLASSSSSETETKTYIGGTTAASATTSSSTTTYSNESRERSLGSKSAQSGEHKSFGSTLFGSSGLGNGNGHAHASNSPFASTNGNGSSHNHNAMHLYGTLPKNGGASAGATLFGASGSSSYHSSASGTASSSGVSSMTGSTNSYDFYTSSSSSSSSSRPFANGGNNYHTLGTYRSQYAATNPFLDAFDEKPSSNGTSSSHHQQQEEKLASGLDKSHQRASLAAFQSSSDSKNGSDEYDDLK, encoded by the exons GAAAATGGAAGATCAGTTCCTGATGTTACCGCCAGTCCGGGTCGTGCGCCGCCCGGCCCGCTACCCGCTAATCAGCTGTCCGGTCTgggcaaccagcagcagcagcaacagcaacatcatctcaacaatcagcagcagcaacatcatggCAACCAGCAACAGAATCGTGGCCAAGGCGGCGGCTCGAATTCCGTCAAGGATCCGGTGCTGCTCCAGGGCGATTTTCGCAAGGTCAGCGGCATCAGTTCGGAGATCTTTCGACAGATAGAAGCTGTGGAGAATGATCATGATCCGAATACGGCTGCGGCGCTGGAGGCGGTGGAGCGACGCGGCGAGATGATTGTGCGCATACTGGAGCCGCGCTCCATGGGCAGCAAACAGGCGGTGGATGCGGCACACAAACTGATGAACAAAGCCGATGGACGGCACACGGTGCAGCTGGTGGAGATTGTGAAGCGGCCGGGACAGACATTGGGTTTATATATACGCGAGGGCAATGGCGCTGATCGCACTGATGGGGTATTCATCTCGAGGATTGCGCTGGAGTCGGCGGTTTACAACAGCGGCTGCCTTAGG GTGGGCGATGAAATTCTGGCCGTCAATTTGGTGGACGTCACACACATGTCGCTCGACGATGTGGTAATCATCATGTCAATTCCTAGGCGCCTGGTGCTGGCCATAAGGCAAAGGCGTGGCAATCGCGGCGCCGGCTCACCGGGCCCGCCCACGCTCTCCAGGCCGGAGCAGAAGCCGCCACCGGTGGTGGTCATAAAGCGCGACATACGCGACGATGACATGGATGAGACGGATCGTATGCCGCGGCCGCGTTCATCACGTGAAAGACGTACAG GCGATGGCCGCGAGATGACAGAGTCGCGCTCGCGACTTGGCTTGGGGTTGAACAACTACAGTCCGCAGTCGGAGCAGCTGGACATGTACTACAACACGCGCGCTGGAGTCAATGCCATGGGTGAGCCGCCCAATTGGGGCTACAAGCCGCCGGCGCCGCCCTCCTCGGTCATCACAGAGCAGCCGCAGAAGGGTCATGCGTTTGCGCCTTCGCATGCTTATTACCAAAACGCTGGCACACTGGAGAGTCTGGCGGAGAAGGTGCACGCCTTCTATCCGGGTGGACCAGCGCAGGCTGTGGGGCCATCGCGTCGCATGTCCACGGGCACTGGCAATGTGGggctggcgcagcagcatgCGCGCTTCCCACGTTCTGGCTCGGATCAGCATTTGCCACGTGTGGAGTACGCAGACTACTCCAATTCGCTGGGCCGGCACTCGCTGCTGCGTTCCAGCCTCAAGCCGGGCAGCGCTGCGCCCATGCCCGTGGGCGTGGGTGGCACCCTCGGACGCTATGGACGCTACGATCAGCAGCGCGCAGGCGTAGCCAAGTACGGACCGCCGGCGGCGGGCGCGCAGTCGCTCACACGACGCTCGCGTCCCAATCTGGACTACTCCAGCGATACGGAGGCCACCATTGGCCCACGCCCCAGTTACTATTACTACAATCGTCCCGCCATTGGCAGCATGCCACGCGGCGCTGGacccagcgcagcagcagctgcgctgctcgccGGCGGCACAGATCTCAACAAGTTCAACTCACTGCCTCGCGAGCGTCCCGGCGTGCGGCTGCAGGGCATACGCTCGCGCATTGGCGAGCGCATACTCGATGAGAACGATGGCAATATATCGGCGCCGGAGTTCGATGCGCGACGTGGTCGCGATCTACGCCAGCGCATTACAGCCAGTCCGGGTCCGTCGATCTTCACGGCGGACGAGTATCGCGCCTGGCTGAGACGCGCGCCTAGCAGTTCCGCCATAGCGGAGCAAATGCGCATGACGCGCGACATGTTTGCCCAGCCGCGTTCCCATCGCTTCTCCTGCAGCGCCGAGAACATTCACGATGCACTCAGAAAT ACCGAAAGCATTTACTCAAGCAGAACGGGCATATTGGGCGCCGGCACGCTGGATCGCAACATGGGCTTGACCCGCCCCATTTCGTCGCTGCCTGTGCGCTCCATGTCCTCGCAGCATATTGGAGGCGCTGGCTCCATACGCTCGCCCAGCATACGACGCATGCGTCAGCTGCTGGAGCTATCCGCTGGCCCAGCTAGTCCCAGCGGCAGCATCATGAGCACAGCTGGTCATCAGAGTCCAGCGCCTACGCCCAGCGCCACTTTGCCGCGTCCACATCGACAGATCGACATTAATCCCGCAGAGTTTGCCAAGTACAAGCTGGACAAGCCCATTGTGGATATAGGCGGTGTGTCCGGCATGCTTTGGATACACTTGCTGGCAGGTCGTGGACTGCGCACGCAGCCAGAGATGGGAGCACAGCATGCGGGAGCTGCGCCGCCAGCGCAGACGCGAGATCTCTACTGCGTCATCGAGTGCGATCGCGTGCATAAGGCGCGCACTGTGGTGCGCTCTGGCGATCTGCAGTTCGACTGGGATGAGTCGTTCGAACTGGATCTAGTGGGCAACAAGCAACTCGATGTGCTCGTCTATTCGTGGGATCCACAGCACAGGCACAAGCTTTGCTATCGCGGCGCCATTTCACTCTCGGCCATACTGCGGCAGTCGCCACTGCATCAGCTGGCGCTCAAGGTGGAGCCACGTGGCACAATCTACATACGCATGCGGCATACGGATCCGCTGGCGTTGTATAAGCGTCGTGGCCTGCCCAGTCTGCGTGCTGGTTATCCTACGCTGTTCGGTGCTGATCTCGAGACGGTGGTCAACAGAGAGTCGAAGGGTGCGCCTGGCTGCGCGCCAGTGCCAATTGTGCTGCGGCGCTGTGTGGAGGAGGTGGAGCGGCGTGGCCTCGATATAATCGGGCTCTATCGCCTGTGCGGCTCGGCCACGAAGAAGCGTCTGCTGCGCGAGGCCTTCGAGCGCAACAGTCGCGCCGTCGAACTGAGCCCCGAACACGTTCCTGATATTAATGTTATAACCGGTGTGCTCAAGGATTATCTGAGGGAGCTGCCAGAGCCGCTCTTCACGCGCTGTCTCTTCCAGATGACAGTCGATGCTTTAG ctgtttGCCTGCCAGACGATCCCGAGGGCAATGCCAAACTAATGCTCAGCATACTCGACTGTTTACCAAGAGCGAATAGG GCCACTTTAGTATTCCTGCTGGATCACTTGTCGCTGGTTGTCTCCAACTCGGAGCGCAATAAGATGTCCGCTCAGGCGCTGGCAACTGTGATGGGTCCACCGCTGATGCTGCATTCAGCAAGCGCACAGCCAGGCGCAGATATTGATCATGCGCAGCCGATTGCAGTGCTCAAGTATCTGCTGCAGATATGGCCGCAGCCGCAggcgcagcatcagcagctgaCTCAGCATATGGGCGGCATGGCCGCTGCCGGCAGCATGAGCAACATGGCaggtgttggtgttgcttcAG GTCGGCGCGGCGAGTCAACAGGGCAGCGTGGAAGCAAAGTCAGTGCGTTGCCAGCGGACAGACAGCAAGCTCTactactgcagcagcagcagcagctcatggCGGCGGGCAACCTTCTGCGCTCGTCCACTTCG CCCTATCAATTGGCGGGCTCAGCGGGCTCAGCAATTCCCGACCCATCGCCACTGCCACTTCCAGGCACACCCTCCCCAGGCAGTAGCTCTGCCTCAACGGGCTCCGGTTCGGGCTCGGGCTCGGGCTCAGGCAAGA GCACTGATACCATCAAGCGCGGTGCCTCGCCCGCTTCAGTGAAGCAAGTCAAGATCGTGGACACAGCCAGCCCGTACTCCGTTGTGCAGAAGAAGCCACCGCTACAGAAGGACACGCCCATTGACATCACCACGCCCACGGGTCAAACCGAGAGCAACAAAGCGGAGCTGTCCGCCGCACGCAAAGGCGTCGATTTCTATGAACCGCACAAaacgtcgcagtcgcagtcgcagtcgcagtcaaaGCTGCTGACTGACAATGAAGACAACTATAGCTCCAAGTATGCCAGCTTGGACAGCAAGAAAAGCaattacagcaacagctacacgCCCGGTAAATCTTCAAGCTccacagctgccagcagcaacagcgttaGCAACAACGATGACTACAAGTCCATGCGCAACAAGTCCAGCGCCAattccagctccagctcatcgCAGGCAACAGTGTTGAGTGCGGGCTCCACTGCCACCTCGGCGCCAACGACTTCGTCGGACGACTCGGACGATTTGGTTAGCTACAAGTCGTCGGCATCGACAAATGCGCTGCTGGCGCAATCGCAGGCCATGACCACCAGTCAGCTAATGTCCAAGTACTTGAAGCGTGAGCCGCGCGTGCAGTTCACGCCCATCAAGTCGCCGGAGTCGCCCTCGCCGCCTGGTGGTGGCGATGGGCTGCCCAAGGGCACCTACCAATTggtcagcgccagcgccagcagctcgcTTAAGCCCAGCGCTACAACTGGCGCCATAAGCAAATACACCACAAGTTCCACAGCGGAcagcacaacaagcagcaagttgAGCTCGCCCGCGCGCAAGCCGGCAGTAAGTACTTCAGCGGTGTCCACTGGTCGGCGGCTGTTCGACAGTCTCGCCTCGTCGTCGTCCTCGGAGACGGAGACCAAGACTTATATAGGCGGCACCACAGCGGCCAGCGcaaccaccagcagcagcaccaccacctaTAGCAATGAGAGTAGAGAGCGCAGTTTGGGCAGCAAGTCGGCGCAGTCTGGGGAGCACAAAAGCTTTGGCAGCACGCTCTTTGGCAGCAGCGGTttgggcaatggcaatggccacgcccacgccagCAACAGCCCCTTTGCCAGcaccaatggcaatggcagcagccacaatcACAATGCGATGCATTTGTATGGCACGCTGCCAAAGAATGGAGGCGCCAGTGCGGGTGCTACGCTGTTTGGCGCTAGTGGTAGCTCGAGTTATCActccagcgccagcggcaCTGCTAGCAGTAGCGGGGTTAGTTCCATGACAGGCTCCACCAATAGCTATGACTTTTAtacgagcagcagctcatcgaGCAGCTCGTCTCGTCCCTTTGCCAATGGTGGCAACAATTATCATACGCTGGGCACTTATCGCTCGCAATATGCAGCGACCAATCCGTTCCTGGATGCCTTCGATGAGAAgcccagcagcaatggcaccagcagcagccaccaccagcagcaggaGGAGAAGCTTGCTAGTGGCTTGGACAAAAGTCATCAGCGCGCCTCCTTGGCCGCCTTTCAGTCGTCGAGCGACTCGAAGAACGGCAGCGATGAGTACGACGATCTCAAGTGA
- the LOC108603763 gene encoding rho GTPase-activating protein 100F isoform X2, translating to MQWKKKLTRLKAATGNSRVRRMLCCGRRKENGRSVPDVTASPGRAPPGPLPANQLSGLGNQQQQQQQHHLNNQQQQHHGNQQQNRGQGGGSNSVKDPVLLQGDFRKVSGISSEIFRQIEAVENDHDPNTAAALEAVERRGEMIVRILEPRSMGSKQAVDAAHKLMNKADGRHTVQLVEIVKRPGQTLGLYIREGNGADRTDGVFISRIALESAVYNSGCLRVGDEILAVNLVDVTHMSLDDVVIIMSIPRRLVLAIRQRRGNRGAGSPGPPTLSRPEQKPPPVVVIKRDIRDDDMDETDRMPRPRSSRERRDGREMTESRSRLGLGLNNYSPQSEQLDMYYNTRAGVNAMGEPPNWGYKPPAPPSSVITEQPQKGHAFAPSHAYYQNAGTLESLAEKVHAFYPGGPAQAVGPSRRMSTGTGNVGLAQQHARFPRSGSDQHLPRVEYADYSNSLGRHSLLRSSLKPGSAAPMPVGVGGTLGRYGRYDQQRAGVAKYGPPAAGAQSLTRRSRPNLDYSSDTEATIGPRPSYYYYNRPAIGSMPRGAGPSAAAAALLAGGTDLNKFNSLPRERPGVRLQGIRSRIGERILDENDGNISAPEFDARRGRDLRQRITASPGPSIFTADEYRAWLRRAPSSSAIAEQMRMTRDMFAQPRSHRFSCSAENIHDALRNTESIYSSRTGILGAGTLDRNMGLTRPISSLPVRSMSSQHIGGAGSIRSPSIRRMRQLLELSAGPASPSGSIMSTAGHQSPAPTPSATLPRPHRQIDINPAEFAKYKLDKPIVDIGGVSGMLWIHLLAGRGLRTQPEMGAQHAGAAPPAQTRDLYCVIECDRVHKARTVVRSGDLQFDWDESFELDLVGNKQLDVLVYSWDPQHRHKLCYRGAISLSAILRQSPLHQLALKVEPRGTIYIRMRHTDPLALYKRRGLPSLRAGYPTLFGADLETVVNRESKGAPGCAPVPIVLRRCVEEVERRGLDIIGLYRLCGSATKKRLLREAFERNSRAVELSPEHVPDINVITGVLKDYLRELPEPLFTRCLFQMTVDALAVCLPDDPEGNAKLMLSILDCLPRANRATLVFLLDHLSLVVSNSERNKMSAQALATVMGPPLMLHSASAQPGADIDHAQPIAVLKYLLQIWPQPQAQHQQLTQHMGGMAAAGSMSNMAGVGVASGRRGESTGQRGSKVSALPADRQQALLLQQQQQLMAAGNLLRSSTSVTNILSQGHHQLSATANSHLYQSVVGQLAQSHRALQQAVQQPYQLAGSAGSAIPDPSPLPLPGTPSPGSSSASTGSGSGSGSGSGKSTDTIKRGASPASVKQVKIVDTASPYSVVQKKPPLQKDTPIDITTPTGQTESNKAELSAARKGVDFYEPHKTSQSQSQSQSKLLTDNEDNYSSKYASLDSKKSNYSNSYTPGKSSSSTAASSNSVSNNDDYKSMRNKSSANSSSSSSQATVLSAGSTATSAPTTSSDDSDDLVSYKSSASTNALLAQSQAMTTSQLMSKYLKREPRVQFTPIKSPESPSPPGGGDGLPKGTYQLVSASASSSLKPSATTGAISKYTTSSTADSTTSSKLSSPARKPAVSTSAVSTGRRLFDSLASSSSSETETKTYIGGTTAASATTSSSTTTYSNESRERSLGSKSAQSGEHKSFGSTLFGSSGLGNGNGHAHASNSPFASTNGNGSSHNHNAMHLYGTLPKNGGASAGATLFGASGSSSYHSSASGTASSSGVSSMTGSTNSYDFYTSSSSSSSSSRPFANGGNNYHTLGTYRSQYAATNPFLDAFDEKPSSNGTSSSHHQQQEEKLASGLDKSHQRASLAAFQSSSDSKNGSDEYDDLK from the exons GAAAATGGAAGATCAGTTCCTGATGTTACCGCCAGTCCGGGTCGTGCGCCGCCCGGCCCGCTACCCGCTAATCAGCTGTCCGGTCTgggcaaccagcagcagcagcaacagcaacatcatctcaacaatcagcagcagcaacatcatggCAACCAGCAACAGAATCGTGGCCAAGGCGGCGGCTCGAATTCCGTCAAGGATCCGGTGCTGCTCCAGGGCGATTTTCGCAAGGTCAGCGGCATCAGTTCGGAGATCTTTCGACAGATAGAAGCTGTGGAGAATGATCATGATCCGAATACGGCTGCGGCGCTGGAGGCGGTGGAGCGACGCGGCGAGATGATTGTGCGCATACTGGAGCCGCGCTCCATGGGCAGCAAACAGGCGGTGGATGCGGCACACAAACTGATGAACAAAGCCGATGGACGGCACACGGTGCAGCTGGTGGAGATTGTGAAGCGGCCGGGACAGACATTGGGTTTATATATACGCGAGGGCAATGGCGCTGATCGCACTGATGGGGTATTCATCTCGAGGATTGCGCTGGAGTCGGCGGTTTACAACAGCGGCTGCCTTAGG GTGGGCGATGAAATTCTGGCCGTCAATTTGGTGGACGTCACACACATGTCGCTCGACGATGTGGTAATCATCATGTCAATTCCTAGGCGCCTGGTGCTGGCCATAAGGCAAAGGCGTGGCAATCGCGGCGCCGGCTCACCGGGCCCGCCCACGCTCTCCAGGCCGGAGCAGAAGCCGCCACCGGTGGTGGTCATAAAGCGCGACATACGCGACGATGACATGGATGAGACGGATCGTATGCCGCGGCCGCGTTCATCACGTGAAAGAC GCGATGGCCGCGAGATGACAGAGTCGCGCTCGCGACTTGGCTTGGGGTTGAACAACTACAGTCCGCAGTCGGAGCAGCTGGACATGTACTACAACACGCGCGCTGGAGTCAATGCCATGGGTGAGCCGCCCAATTGGGGCTACAAGCCGCCGGCGCCGCCCTCCTCGGTCATCACAGAGCAGCCGCAGAAGGGTCATGCGTTTGCGCCTTCGCATGCTTATTACCAAAACGCTGGCACACTGGAGAGTCTGGCGGAGAAGGTGCACGCCTTCTATCCGGGTGGACCAGCGCAGGCTGTGGGGCCATCGCGTCGCATGTCCACGGGCACTGGCAATGTGGggctggcgcagcagcatgCGCGCTTCCCACGTTCTGGCTCGGATCAGCATTTGCCACGTGTGGAGTACGCAGACTACTCCAATTCGCTGGGCCGGCACTCGCTGCTGCGTTCCAGCCTCAAGCCGGGCAGCGCTGCGCCCATGCCCGTGGGCGTGGGTGGCACCCTCGGACGCTATGGACGCTACGATCAGCAGCGCGCAGGCGTAGCCAAGTACGGACCGCCGGCGGCGGGCGCGCAGTCGCTCACACGACGCTCGCGTCCCAATCTGGACTACTCCAGCGATACGGAGGCCACCATTGGCCCACGCCCCAGTTACTATTACTACAATCGTCCCGCCATTGGCAGCATGCCACGCGGCGCTGGacccagcgcagcagcagctgcgctgctcgccGGCGGCACAGATCTCAACAAGTTCAACTCACTGCCTCGCGAGCGTCCCGGCGTGCGGCTGCAGGGCATACGCTCGCGCATTGGCGAGCGCATACTCGATGAGAACGATGGCAATATATCGGCGCCGGAGTTCGATGCGCGACGTGGTCGCGATCTACGCCAGCGCATTACAGCCAGTCCGGGTCCGTCGATCTTCACGGCGGACGAGTATCGCGCCTGGCTGAGACGCGCGCCTAGCAGTTCCGCCATAGCGGAGCAAATGCGCATGACGCGCGACATGTTTGCCCAGCCGCGTTCCCATCGCTTCTCCTGCAGCGCCGAGAACATTCACGATGCACTCAGAAAT ACCGAAAGCATTTACTCAAGCAGAACGGGCATATTGGGCGCCGGCACGCTGGATCGCAACATGGGCTTGACCCGCCCCATTTCGTCGCTGCCTGTGCGCTCCATGTCCTCGCAGCATATTGGAGGCGCTGGCTCCATACGCTCGCCCAGCATACGACGCATGCGTCAGCTGCTGGAGCTATCCGCTGGCCCAGCTAGTCCCAGCGGCAGCATCATGAGCACAGCTGGTCATCAGAGTCCAGCGCCTACGCCCAGCGCCACTTTGCCGCGTCCACATCGACAGATCGACATTAATCCCGCAGAGTTTGCCAAGTACAAGCTGGACAAGCCCATTGTGGATATAGGCGGTGTGTCCGGCATGCTTTGGATACACTTGCTGGCAGGTCGTGGACTGCGCACGCAGCCAGAGATGGGAGCACAGCATGCGGGAGCTGCGCCGCCAGCGCAGACGCGAGATCTCTACTGCGTCATCGAGTGCGATCGCGTGCATAAGGCGCGCACTGTGGTGCGCTCTGGCGATCTGCAGTTCGACTGGGATGAGTCGTTCGAACTGGATCTAGTGGGCAACAAGCAACTCGATGTGCTCGTCTATTCGTGGGATCCACAGCACAGGCACAAGCTTTGCTATCGCGGCGCCATTTCACTCTCGGCCATACTGCGGCAGTCGCCACTGCATCAGCTGGCGCTCAAGGTGGAGCCACGTGGCACAATCTACATACGCATGCGGCATACGGATCCGCTGGCGTTGTATAAGCGTCGTGGCCTGCCCAGTCTGCGTGCTGGTTATCCTACGCTGTTCGGTGCTGATCTCGAGACGGTGGTCAACAGAGAGTCGAAGGGTGCGCCTGGCTGCGCGCCAGTGCCAATTGTGCTGCGGCGCTGTGTGGAGGAGGTGGAGCGGCGTGGCCTCGATATAATCGGGCTCTATCGCCTGTGCGGCTCGGCCACGAAGAAGCGTCTGCTGCGCGAGGCCTTCGAGCGCAACAGTCGCGCCGTCGAACTGAGCCCCGAACACGTTCCTGATATTAATGTTATAACCGGTGTGCTCAAGGATTATCTGAGGGAGCTGCCAGAGCCGCTCTTCACGCGCTGTCTCTTCCAGATGACAGTCGATGCTTTAG ctgtttGCCTGCCAGACGATCCCGAGGGCAATGCCAAACTAATGCTCAGCATACTCGACTGTTTACCAAGAGCGAATAGG GCCACTTTAGTATTCCTGCTGGATCACTTGTCGCTGGTTGTCTCCAACTCGGAGCGCAATAAGATGTCCGCTCAGGCGCTGGCAACTGTGATGGGTCCACCGCTGATGCTGCATTCAGCAAGCGCACAGCCAGGCGCAGATATTGATCATGCGCAGCCGATTGCAGTGCTCAAGTATCTGCTGCAGATATGGCCGCAGCCGCAggcgcagcatcagcagctgaCTCAGCATATGGGCGGCATGGCCGCTGCCGGCAGCATGAGCAACATGGCaggtgttggtgttgcttcAG GTCGGCGCGGCGAGTCAACAGGGCAGCGTGGAAGCAAAGTCAGTGCGTTGCCAGCGGACAGACAGCAAGCTCTactactgcagcagcagcagcagctcatggCGGCGGGCAACCTTCTGCGCTCGTCCACTTCGGTAACCAACATACTCTCCCAAGGCCATCATCAGCTCTCAGCCACAGCCAACAGTCATCTGTATCAATCAGTAGTGGGTCAGTTAGCTCAATCGCATCGAGCCTTGCAACAAGCGGTGCAACAG CCCTATCAATTGGCGGGCTCAGCGGGCTCAGCAATTCCCGACCCATCGCCACTGCCACTTCCAGGCACACCCTCCCCAGGCAGTAGCTCTGCCTCAACGGGCTCCGGTTCGGGCTCGGGCTCGGGCTCAGGCAAGA GCACTGATACCATCAAGCGCGGTGCCTCGCCCGCTTCAGTGAAGCAAGTCAAGATCGTGGACACAGCCAGCCCGTACTCCGTTGTGCAGAAGAAGCCACCGCTACAGAAGGACACGCCCATTGACATCACCACGCCCACGGGTCAAACCGAGAGCAACAAAGCGGAGCTGTCCGCCGCACGCAAAGGCGTCGATTTCTATGAACCGCACAAaacgtcgcagtcgcagtcgcagtcgcagtcaaaGCTGCTGACTGACAATGAAGACAACTATAGCTCCAAGTATGCCAGCTTGGACAGCAAGAAAAGCaattacagcaacagctacacgCCCGGTAAATCTTCAAGCTccacagctgccagcagcaacagcgttaGCAACAACGATGACTACAAGTCCATGCGCAACAAGTCCAGCGCCAattccagctccagctcatcgCAGGCAACAGTGTTGAGTGCGGGCTCCACTGCCACCTCGGCGCCAACGACTTCGTCGGACGACTCGGACGATTTGGTTAGCTACAAGTCGTCGGCATCGACAAATGCGCTGCTGGCGCAATCGCAGGCCATGACCACCAGTCAGCTAATGTCCAAGTACTTGAAGCGTGAGCCGCGCGTGCAGTTCACGCCCATCAAGTCGCCGGAGTCGCCCTCGCCGCCTGGTGGTGGCGATGGGCTGCCCAAGGGCACCTACCAATTggtcagcgccagcgccagcagctcgcTTAAGCCCAGCGCTACAACTGGCGCCATAAGCAAATACACCACAAGTTCCACAGCGGAcagcacaacaagcagcaagttgAGCTCGCCCGCGCGCAAGCCGGCAGTAAGTACTTCAGCGGTGTCCACTGGTCGGCGGCTGTTCGACAGTCTCGCCTCGTCGTCGTCCTCGGAGACGGAGACCAAGACTTATATAGGCGGCACCACAGCGGCCAGCGcaaccaccagcagcagcaccaccacctaTAGCAATGAGAGTAGAGAGCGCAGTTTGGGCAGCAAGTCGGCGCAGTCTGGGGAGCACAAAAGCTTTGGCAGCACGCTCTTTGGCAGCAGCGGTttgggcaatggcaatggccacgcccacgccagCAACAGCCCCTTTGCCAGcaccaatggcaatggcagcagccacaatcACAATGCGATGCATTTGTATGGCACGCTGCCAAAGAATGGAGGCGCCAGTGCGGGTGCTACGCTGTTTGGCGCTAGTGGTAGCTCGAGTTATCActccagcgccagcggcaCTGCTAGCAGTAGCGGGGTTAGTTCCATGACAGGCTCCACCAATAGCTATGACTTTTAtacgagcagcagctcatcgaGCAGCTCGTCTCGTCCCTTTGCCAATGGTGGCAACAATTATCATACGCTGGGCACTTATCGCTCGCAATATGCAGCGACCAATCCGTTCCTGGATGCCTTCGATGAGAAgcccagcagcaatggcaccagcagcagccaccaccagcagcaggaGGAGAAGCTTGCTAGTGGCTTGGACAAAAGTCATCAGCGCGCCTCCTTGGCCGCCTTTCAGTCGTCGAGCGACTCGAAGAACGGCAGCGATGAGTACGACGATCTCAAGTGA